Proteins encoded together in one Chitinophaga sp. LS1 window:
- a CDS encoding SDR family oxidoreductase translates to MKVLITGSNGLLGQHLIPLFLQDSRYEVIATGRGANRLPKQAGYLYEPVNLRESSSVNQLLQKHQPDIVIHAAAMTQVDDCERNKDACWDCNVNATRYLIQAAEKTKSFFIFLSTDFVFDGLQGPYAEEDAVNPLSYYGATKVAAERLVHNSHLAWSIVRTVLVYGVAADPKRSNIITWVKTNLEQGKKLKVVDDQWRTPTLVQDLAAGCKLVADKKAGGIFHISGGETLTPYQMAVQTAGYFQLNSQLLEKVDAKTFTQPAKRPARTGFVIDKAVQELGYQPHSFEEGLQIVAKEI, encoded by the coding sequence ATGAAGGTATTAATCACAGGCAGTAACGGATTATTGGGCCAGCACCTCATCCCCCTCTTTTTACAGGACTCCCGCTACGAAGTCATCGCCACCGGTAGGGGCGCTAATCGTCTCCCTAAACAGGCAGGTTACCTTTACGAGCCGGTTAACCTGAGAGAGTCCTCCAGTGTTAATCAGTTACTACAGAAGCATCAGCCAGATATCGTTATCCACGCGGCTGCCATGACCCAGGTAGACGATTGCGAAAGAAACAAAGATGCCTGTTGGGACTGTAATGTCAATGCGACCCGCTACCTCATCCAGGCCGCAGAAAAAACCAAAAGCTTTTTTATCTTTCTCTCCACTGACTTTGTATTCGATGGCTTACAAGGCCCTTATGCAGAAGAAGATGCTGTAAACCCCCTCAGTTACTATGGCGCTACCAAAGTAGCCGCAGAAAGGCTTGTCCATAATAGTCATCTGGCATGGTCTATCGTGCGTACAGTACTGGTATACGGTGTAGCCGCAGATCCTAAGCGTAGTAACATTATTACCTGGGTAAAAACGAATCTGGAACAGGGGAAAAAATTGAAAGTGGTAGATGATCAATGGCGTACACCTACGCTGGTACAGGATCTCGCAGCTGGTTGTAAACTGGTAGCCGATAAAAAGGCGGGTGGTATCTTCCACATCTCTGGTGGTGAAACACTCACTCCTTACCAGATGGCTGTGCAAACAGCTGGTTACTTCCAGTTAAACTCACAATTGTTGGAAAAAGTAGATGCAAAAACCTTTACACAACCAGCTAAACGCCCTGCCAGGACAGGTTTCGTGATTGATAAGGCCGTACAGGAACTGGGCTATCAGCCACACAGTTTTGAAGAGGGATTACAGATAGTAGCAAAAGAGATTTAA
- a CDS encoding tetratricopeptide repeat protein, translating into MQFIKKFLVPGHLFLYLATCCILATSVANAQQTRIYTEPDKVFKDAQQLFQQEKYAVAMQLFKQTLDNIGYFQETSRSLVKTDAQYYYTVCALKLGNANAEKAALEYIATYNNNAREQLVSYQLAKYYFHQNKLKEAIPLYEKANIENLSNNEIAEAKFELAYCYFNVKDFKKAQPLFQSIKELPGKYYIPANYYYGFIAYYNHQYAEALTSFQRVVKEPKYSTVVPYYIAEIYYFQRKPDQVIAYAEPLVNAGGQYYEAELKQLLGQTYFEKGNYAKALPYLQEYQDNAEEVRKEDIYQLSFSYYQTGNYAKAINGFKQLSSEKDSLGQNSMYLLGDCYLKTGQKANARNAFAFCARNSANPGQQEISRFNYGKLSYELGYGDVAISELTSFLSTYPNSAYKNEAREVLVSAFLNTNNYKDAMAVIDQIPDKNPTVLKAYQKIAYGRAVELINDQQLQDADKLLDIAIKNSYDNNVVQLAHFWKAEIAMRQNNTDGAITHLNAYLTSNAPSSGEANPQTASYNMGYALLKKEDYTRALQHFEAAQRTTGPNAARITNDAALRAADCYYMLKDYSKALTLYDRIISGNQPGSDYATYQKSIILGIQGKSNEKVALLKQLGDKYPTSGFGNDADLEIANTYLADEKYTEAIPYLENVLNKQPNGPNAPRALLKLGLCYFNRDDETKALSYYRQVVEKYPNSPEANTALASIKDIYVGQGKTDAYVALLKSTGHSVSTSVEDSLSYAAAEAKFSTGDCTGATAAFTSYIQRFPDGQFILPAQFYKSECAYNNKDYTGALPGYEFVLSKNASLYAERAALQAANINYYQNKNYEKARTYYLQLQDLSTSKENTFTATRGLIRTNYQLKHWDEVGNYSELLLSSSNISTDDQIIGHFYLGRSQQEQGQYDEAMKELKIAAGLTKSETGAEARYNIAVCLLAKNDLPAAEKAGFDVIKNTPGYEMWVAKSYILLGDIYARQKDYFNAKATYQSIAENSSIAELKAEAKDKLAKTEAEEKAASKIKSNK; encoded by the coding sequence ATGCAATTCATAAAAAAGTTTCTTGTTCCCGGACATTTGTTTCTCTATCTGGCTACCTGCTGTATCCTGGCTACTTCGGTCGCCAACGCCCAGCAAACCCGCATCTACACGGAGCCGGATAAAGTCTTCAAAGACGCCCAACAACTTTTCCAACAGGAAAAATATGCGGTGGCCATGCAATTGTTCAAGCAAACACTTGATAATATCGGTTATTTCCAGGAGACCAGCCGTAGCCTGGTAAAAACTGACGCCCAATATTATTATACCGTCTGCGCCCTTAAACTGGGCAACGCCAACGCTGAAAAAGCAGCCCTGGAATACATTGCCACCTACAATAACAATGCAAGGGAACAACTCGTCAGCTATCAGCTGGCTAAATACTACTTCCACCAGAACAAACTGAAGGAAGCCATTCCCCTCTACGAAAAAGCAAACATCGAGAACCTCTCCAACAACGAAATAGCTGAAGCAAAGTTCGAACTCGCCTATTGCTACTTCAATGTGAAAGACTTCAAAAAGGCACAGCCACTGTTCCAGTCGATTAAAGAGCTTCCTGGTAAATACTATATTCCGGCTAACTACTACTACGGTTTCATTGCCTACTACAATCACCAGTATGCTGAAGCCCTTACCAGCTTCCAACGTGTAGTGAAAGAACCTAAATACAGCACTGTCGTACCTTACTATATTGCCGAAATTTATTACTTCCAGCGTAAACCTGACCAGGTGATCGCTTATGCTGAACCACTCGTAAATGCAGGCGGTCAGTACTACGAAGCGGAACTGAAACAGTTACTGGGACAGACTTACTTCGAAAAAGGTAACTATGCAAAAGCACTGCCTTACCTGCAGGAATACCAGGACAATGCAGAAGAAGTACGTAAAGAAGATATCTACCAGCTGTCTTTCAGCTACTACCAGACTGGTAACTACGCAAAAGCTATCAATGGTTTCAAACAACTGAGCAGCGAAAAAGACTCACTGGGTCAGAACTCTATGTACCTGCTGGGTGACTGTTACCTGAAAACAGGTCAGAAAGCCAACGCACGTAATGCCTTCGCCTTCTGTGCGCGCAACAGCGCTAACCCTGGCCAGCAGGAGATCTCCCGTTTCAACTACGGTAAACTCTCTTACGAACTGGGTTATGGCGACGTAGCTATCTCTGAACTCACCAGTTTCCTGAGCACGTATCCCAATTCTGCTTACAAAAACGAAGCAAGAGAAGTACTGGTCAGCGCATTCCTCAACACCAATAACTACAAGGATGCGATGGCGGTCATTGACCAGATCCCTGACAAGAACCCTACTGTGCTGAAAGCGTATCAGAAAATCGCTTACGGCCGTGCAGTAGAACTGATCAACGACCAGCAATTGCAGGATGCTGACAAACTGCTGGACATTGCCATCAAGAATTCTTACGATAATAATGTCGTTCAACTGGCTCACTTCTGGAAAGCAGAAATTGCCATGCGTCAAAACAATACAGATGGCGCTATCACTCACCTGAATGCTTATCTGACCAGCAACGCACCTTCATCTGGTGAAGCGAATCCTCAGACTGCAAGCTACAACATGGGTTATGCGCTCCTGAAAAAAGAAGATTATACCCGTGCCCTTCAACACTTCGAAGCTGCGCAACGTACTACCGGCCCTAATGCGGCCCGTATCACCAACGATGCTGCGCTGCGTGCTGCTGACTGTTACTACATGCTGAAAGATTATTCCAAAGCACTGACGCTGTATGATCGTATCATTTCAGGCAACCAGCCTGGTTCTGACTACGCTACTTATCAGAAAAGTATCATCCTCGGTATTCAGGGTAAATCAAATGAAAAAGTGGCCCTGCTGAAGCAATTGGGTGATAAATATCCTACCTCAGGTTTTGGTAACGATGCTGATCTGGAAATCGCCAATACTTATCTGGCAGATGAGAAATATACTGAAGCTATTCCTTACCTGGAGAATGTGCTGAACAAGCAGCCAAACGGCCCGAATGCACCAAGAGCATTGCTGAAACTGGGTCTCTGCTACTTCAACAGGGATGATGAGACCAAGGCACTCTCCTATTACCGTCAGGTGGTAGAGAAGTACCCTAACTCTCCTGAAGCAAACACCGCACTGGCCAGCATCAAAGACATCTATGTAGGTCAGGGTAAAACAGATGCTTACGTAGCGTTGCTGAAATCTACCGGTCACTCCGTATCTACCAGTGTTGAAGACTCCCTGTCTTATGCTGCTGCTGAAGCTAAGTTCAGCACCGGCGATTGCACAGGTGCTACAGCAGCTTTCACCAGTTACATCCAGCGATTCCCTGACGGTCAGTTCATACTGCCTGCTCAGTTCTACAAATCAGAATGCGCTTATAATAATAAAGATTACACCGGTGCATTGCCTGGTTATGAGTTTGTATTGTCTAAAAACGCCAGCCTCTATGCAGAACGTGCTGCATTGCAAGCTGCCAATATCAACTATTACCAGAATAAAAATTATGAGAAAGCACGTACTTACTACCTGCAGTTACAAGACCTCTCTACCAGCAAGGAAAATACCTTCACTGCTACAAGAGGCCTGATCCGCACCAACTACCAGCTGAAACACTGGGATGAAGTAGGTAACTATAGCGAATTACTATTGTCCAGCTCCAATATCAGTACTGACGACCAGATCATTGGTCACTTCTACCTGGGTAGATCTCAGCAGGAACAAGGTCAGTACGACGAAGCGATGAAGGAACTGAAAATAGCTGCTGGTCTGACAAAATCAGAAACCGGTGCTGAAGCAAGATATAACATTGCGGTTTGCCTGTTGGCTAAAAACGACCTGCCTGCTGCTGAAAAAGCAGGCTTTGATGTGATAAAAAATACGCCGGGTTATGAGATGTGGGTTGCAAAATCCTACATCCTGCTTGGCGATATCTACGCCCGTCAGAAAGACTATTTCAATGCCAAGGCGACTTACCAGAGTATTGCTGAAAATAGCTCTATCGCTGAGCTGAAAGCGGAAGCAAAAGATAAACTGGCGAAGACAGAGGCTGAAGAAAAAGCCGCATCAAAGATCAAATCCAATAAATAA
- a CDS encoding DoxX family protein, whose translation MSKLFSSKASNGAINFSLLLLRVGFGALLLWNHGLSKLKGFSGMKDTFPDPLHIGHAVSLGLAVFAEVFCAGLVVIGLLTRLATVPVIVTMGVALFMIHGHQSLKDQEPAILYLVPFLVILFSGPGKFSLDNAIGK comes from the coding sequence ATGAGCAAACTGTTTTCCTCTAAAGCATCCAACGGTGCAATCAATTTCTCTCTTTTGTTACTGCGCGTGGGCTTTGGCGCCCTGTTGCTGTGGAACCATGGTCTCTCTAAATTAAAAGGATTTTCGGGGATGAAGGATACCTTTCCTGATCCATTGCATATAGGTCACGCTGTTTCCCTGGGCTTAGCAGTATTTGCAGAGGTGTTCTGTGCAGGACTGGTAGTAATAGGTCTTCTGACCCGCTTAGCCACTGTGCCTGTGATAGTTACGATGGGTGTGGCATTGTTTATGATCCATGGTCATCAGTCACTGAAAGATCAGGAACCAGCTATATTGTACCTTGTTCCTTTCCTTGTGATCCTGTTCAGTGGTCCGGGAAAGTTCAGCCTGGACAATGCAATCGGCAAATAA
- a CDS encoding acyl-CoA thioesterase → MFIETTQIRVRYGETDQMGYLYYGNYGLYYEVGRAEAIRKLGFTYAQLEKEGVIMPVAELNVKYIRPAYYDDLITVKTILKEMPVDHKIRFHSELYNEKGELLNVGVTTLVFLHADTKTKYGLPPVMREALAPFFE, encoded by the coding sequence ATGTTTATAGAGACGACACAAATCAGGGTACGATATGGAGAGACAGACCAGATGGGGTACCTTTATTACGGGAATTATGGCTTATATTATGAAGTAGGACGTGCAGAAGCCATCCGTAAACTGGGCTTTACATACGCCCAGCTGGAAAAAGAAGGCGTAATCATGCCAGTGGCAGAGCTGAATGTAAAGTACATACGGCCGGCATACTATGATGACCTGATAACCGTGAAGACTATACTGAAGGAGATGCCAGTAGATCACAAGATCCGGTTCCATTCAGAATTGTACAACGAAAAGGGCGAGTTGCTGAATGTAGGGGTGACCACACTCGTATTTTTACATGCAGATACCAAAACTAAATATGGCCTGCCTCCGGTAATGCGGGAAGCTTTAGCGCCTTTTTTTGAATAG
- a CDS encoding CinA family nicotinamide mononucleotide deamidase-related protein has protein sequence MEGQKVVASIITIGDELLIGQTIDTNSAWMAQQLNAMGIWVHRRVAIGDVKEAIVKALDDESALSPIILITGGLGPTADDITKPTLAEYFGGTMVRDEATYKQVMEFFESRGLPPLQRNMDQALVPDVCTVLHNKRGTAPGMWFEKDGKVFVSMPGVPFEMKGLMEDHVLPRLKEYFQTPVVVHQTLIIAGMGESFVAERLVDFEAQLPANIKLAYLPSYGTIKLRLTAHGQDKLSTAASLSMQFHQLKDILSDIVVADQDQPMAEVVGQLLKEKGKTVGTAESCTGGFIAHSMTLVPGSSAWYKGSVISYANEIKTRILGVKPETLAANGAVSEAVVKEMVRGALAHLQTDYVIAVSGIMGPDGGTPEKPVGTVWVGVGSAHETVAAKFQLRYDRYLNIQMTAAYAMNELRKIIQ, from the coding sequence ATGGAAGGGCAAAAGGTAGTAGCCAGTATTATCACAATTGGCGATGAATTACTGATCGGACAGACGATAGATACGAATTCGGCGTGGATGGCGCAGCAACTCAATGCCATGGGTATATGGGTGCATCGCCGGGTGGCGATTGGCGATGTGAAGGAAGCCATCGTAAAGGCATTGGACGATGAGAGCGCGCTGTCGCCCATCATATTGATCACAGGAGGCCTGGGGCCTACTGCAGATGATATCACCAAACCTACGCTGGCAGAATATTTTGGCGGCACAATGGTGAGGGATGAAGCCACTTATAAACAGGTGATGGAGTTCTTCGAAAGCCGTGGACTGCCTCCATTACAACGTAATATGGATCAGGCACTGGTGCCGGATGTATGTACCGTATTGCATAATAAGCGGGGAACCGCACCGGGTATGTGGTTTGAGAAGGATGGTAAAGTGTTCGTATCCATGCCGGGTGTTCCATTTGAGATGAAAGGTCTGATGGAAGATCATGTGTTGCCACGATTAAAGGAATATTTTCAGACACCGGTGGTCGTGCACCAGACATTGATCATTGCTGGAATGGGAGAGTCCTTTGTAGCAGAGCGTTTGGTGGATTTCGAAGCACAGCTGCCAGCCAATATCAAACTGGCGTATCTGCCTTCGTATGGTACCATCAAACTGCGCCTCACGGCCCATGGACAAGATAAATTATCGACAGCTGCTTCATTGTCAATGCAGTTTCACCAGCTGAAAGATATTTTGTCAGACATCGTGGTGGCAGATCAGGATCAACCGATGGCAGAGGTGGTTGGTCAGTTGCTCAAGGAAAAAGGTAAAACCGTAGGTACGGCTGAAAGCTGTACTGGTGGCTTTATAGCACATAGTATGACACTGGTGCCGGGTAGTTCCGCATGGTACAAAGGCAGTGTGATCAGCTATGCGAATGAAATCAAAACCCGTATTCTGGGAGTAAAACCTGAAACACTGGCGGCAAATGGAGCGGTGAGTGAAGCGGTGGTAAAGGAAATGGTACGTGGAGCACTGGCTCATTTACAAACTGACTATGTGATAGCCGTATCCGGCATCATGGGGCCTGATGGTGGAACACCGGAGAAGCCTGTGGGTACGGTATGGGTAGGAGTAGGTAGTGCGCATGAAACAGTAGCTGCGAAGTTTCAGTTAAGATATGATCGGTATTTGAATATTCAGATGACAGCGGCTTATGCAATGAATGAGCTGCGAAAGATCATACAGTAA
- a CDS encoding dihydrolipoamide acetyltransferase family protein encodes MAIVELVMPKMGESIMEATILRWHKKPGDQVKADETILEIATDKVDSEVPSIADGEITEILYAENDVVPVGAVIARINTNVEASATAPATTPEAPVQQQAEVEVVTPQEEVHEPQFTTAAGPRFYSPLVLTIAQQEGIGFAELEKIPGTGTEGRVTKKDILNYVESKAKGFVPTATPMPARAAEAPAQEQAQAQPQTQKQSEPQPQSQVPQVQQVQVQPQSQANSNGHSVSYNGTAEIIEMDRMRKLIADHMVRSVQTSPHVTSFAEADVTNIVRWREQEKKNFEKREGEKITFTPLFIEALVKCIKRFPLLNSSLEGDKIIIKKDINVGMAAALPTGNLIVPVIRNADQLNLVGLTRQVNLLANAARNNKLKPDDTQNGTITLTNVGNFGSLAGTPIINQPQVAILAVGTIKKRPVVIETEHGDTIAIRHMMYLSMSYDHRIIDGALGSTFLSAVVHELENFDTHREY; translated from the coding sequence ATGGCCATTGTAGAACTGGTAATGCCCAAGATGGGAGAAAGTATAATGGAAGCCACCATATTACGCTGGCATAAAAAACCGGGAGATCAGGTAAAAGCTGATGAGACTATCCTGGAAATTGCCACTGATAAGGTAGACAGCGAAGTACCTTCTATCGCCGATGGCGAAATTACCGAGATACTCTACGCAGAAAATGATGTCGTTCCGGTAGGTGCTGTGATAGCACGTATCAACACGAATGTGGAAGCCTCAGCCACTGCGCCTGCGACCACTCCTGAAGCGCCTGTACAGCAACAGGCCGAAGTGGAGGTGGTAACGCCACAGGAGGAAGTACATGAGCCACAGTTTACAACTGCTGCTGGCCCTCGTTTTTATTCTCCGCTGGTGCTGACGATCGCACAGCAGGAGGGTATCGGTTTTGCCGAACTGGAGAAGATTCCGGGTACAGGCACTGAGGGTCGTGTGACTAAGAAAGATATACTCAACTACGTTGAATCCAAGGCGAAAGGTTTTGTGCCTACCGCTACGCCAATGCCGGCCAGGGCCGCAGAAGCGCCAGCACAGGAACAAGCTCAGGCTCAACCACAGACACAAAAACAATCAGAGCCTCAACCACAATCACAGGTACCTCAGGTACAGCAGGTGCAGGTACAACCACAATCACAAGCTAATTCCAATGGTCACTCCGTATCTTACAATGGTACTGCAGAGATCATCGAAATGGATCGTATGCGCAAACTGATCGCTGATCACATGGTGAGAAGCGTGCAGACAAGCCCGCACGTGACCAGCTTCGCAGAAGCAGATGTAACAAATATTGTTAGGTGGAGAGAGCAGGAGAAGAAGAACTTTGAAAAGAGAGAAGGAGAGAAGATCACTTTCACACCGCTTTTCATAGAAGCATTGGTAAAATGTATCAAACGCTTCCCATTATTAAATAGCTCTCTGGAAGGTGATAAGATCATCATCAAGAAAGATATCAATGTGGGTATGGCGGCAGCACTGCCTACCGGTAACCTGATTGTACCGGTGATCCGCAATGCAGACCAACTAAACCTGGTGGGGTTGACCCGGCAGGTAAACCTGCTGGCGAACGCTGCACGTAATAATAAATTAAAGCCGGATGATACCCAGAATGGTACCATCACCCTCACGAATGTGGGTAATTTTGGTAGCCTGGCGGGTACGCCTATTATTAACCAGCCCCAGGTAGCGATACTGGCAGTGGGTACAATAAAGAAGCGTCCGGTGGTGATAGAGACAGAACATGGGGATACGATTGCGATCCGACATATGATGTATCTGTCAATGTCTTATGATCATAGAATTATTGATGGGGCATTGGGTTCTACCTTCTTAAGTGCGGTAGTACATGAGTTAGAGAACTTCGATACACATCGGGAATATTAA
- a CDS encoding RNA recognition motif domain-containing protein has product MNIYVANLHYRLNDADLHQIFSEFGEVTSAKIIKDHETGRSRGFGFVEMPNQEEGSKAMDSLNGTEIEGKQLMVNEARPKQPNNNSRGGGFGGNRGGGGYGGGGGRGRY; this is encoded by the coding sequence ATGAACATTTACGTAGCCAACCTGCACTACAGGTTGAACGATGCGGACCTTCACCAGATATTCAGCGAATTTGGCGAGGTAACTTCTGCAAAAATTATCAAGGACCATGAGACTGGCCGTTCACGCGGTTTTGGTTTTGTGGAAATGCCAAACCAGGAAGAAGGTAGCAAGGCTATGGATAGTTTGAACGGTACTGAAATCGAAGGCAAACAACTAATGGTAAACGAAGCAAGACCTAAACAACCGAATAATAATTCAAGAGGTGGTGGATTTGGTGGAAACCGCGGTGGCGGCGGATATGGTGGCGGCGGTGGCCGTGGCCGTTACTAA
- a CDS encoding DUF4230 domain-containing protein: protein MKKFLRFLIIVGFALLLFWLGKQFGSKNVNQEILSNSMIVREIAELASLEVQGNATIKRSNVANDGSWMSNMKKAFVENTIWVTVPYVAKYGVDVDSLNFKVEITDKKIVVKLPEPKLLSYELRVDRMETANRKGWLLFSDDETYTDVQKKLYTESRGQMEGNKLYVNQSKEKVVKIIKEYYKPWLKDHELIVEFDGEKAPTLN from the coding sequence ATGAAAAAGTTTTTACGGTTTTTGATAATTGTAGGGTTTGCATTATTACTCTTTTGGCTGGGAAAACAGTTTGGGAGTAAGAATGTGAACCAGGAGATATTATCAAACAGCATGATTGTGAGGGAGATTGCGGAGCTGGCAAGTTTGGAAGTGCAGGGGAATGCGACGATCAAGAGGAGCAATGTGGCGAATGATGGGAGTTGGATGAGTAATATGAAAAAAGCATTTGTAGAGAATACAATTTGGGTGACGGTGCCTTATGTGGCGAAGTATGGAGTGGATGTGGATTCCCTGAATTTTAAGGTGGAGATTACTGATAAAAAGATTGTGGTGAAGTTGCCAGAGCCGAAGTTGTTGAGTTATGAGTTAAGGGTAGACAGGATGGAGACGGCGAATAGGAAGGGTTGGTTGTTGTTTTCGGATGACGAGACGTATACGGATGTGCAGAAGAAATTATATACTGAATCGAGGGGGCAAATGGAGGGGAATAAGTTGTATGTGAATCAGAGTAAGGAGAAGGTGGTGAAGATTATAAAAGAATATTATAAACCGTGGTTAAAGGATCACGAGTTAATAGTGGAATTTGATGGCGAAAAGGCCCCCACCCTCAATTAG
- a CDS encoding cupin domain-containing protein, with product MMLNHNHNAEYWREHLQLESHVEGGSFRETYRAALKVPTSVLPSTFKGERNASTGIYFLLEFGDFSAFHRIAADEMWHFYDGYTLTIYEIKPEGALVVHQLGKHVHLGEMPQLVISAGSWFASRVEVEDGYTLVGCTVAPGFDFADFELGDRAELQKAYPAHAGIVEELTR from the coding sequence ATGATGCTCAACCATAACCACAACGCCGAGTACTGGCGTGAACATTTGCAATTGGAATCTCATGTGGAAGGCGGGTCTTTCCGGGAAACTTACCGGGCGGCTTTGAAAGTGCCGACGTCGGTATTGCCGTCTACCTTTAAGGGGGAGCGGAATGCATCGACGGGGATTTATTTTTTGCTGGAATTTGGAGATTTTTCTGCTTTTCATAGAATAGCGGCGGATGAGATGTGGCATTTTTATGATGGGTATACACTCACGATATATGAGATTAAGCCGGAGGGGGCACTCGTGGTGCATCAGCTGGGGAAGCATGTGCATTTGGGAGAAATGCCACAGTTGGTGATATCGGCGGGTAGTTGGTTTGCTTCGAGGGTAGAGGTGGAAGATGGATATACATTGGTAGGGTGTACAGTGGCGCCGGGGTTTGATTTTGCGGATTTTGAGTTGGGGGATCGGGCGGAATTGCAGAAGGCGTACCCGGCCCATGCGGGGATTGTGGAGGAATTAACGAGGTAG
- a CDS encoding DUF6597 domain-containing transcriptional factor, translating into MNFRIYSPAASLAPYVKHYYHLQNGNDGLLHLPQNLFSLGDLYMVFLQEGEVTFQPEQHASFTLPKAAVVGHFTCHHTIRVQGPVKMTVVQLNAYGCYKLAGLNMSAFNNYYRDLLKQDSGQWQYLVEAIQQTTDFMQLDAVLDKVFIDMMATQEHSLKQMDEVADYMLRHQGHVNIERLVRKFKISRPTLERKFMEVIGITPQLYARMLRFRDAMRHMQQMNVEQWQSFITKSESYNQDLFNQDFRFFKGSESTIARMPVSQTMAVA; encoded by the coding sequence ATGAACTTCCGTATCTACTCCCCGGCAGCATCGCTTGCCCCTTATGTAAAGCATTACTATCATTTACAGAATGGCAATGATGGTTTGCTACATCTTCCTCAGAACCTGTTTTCTTTGGGTGACCTGTATATGGTTTTCTTACAGGAAGGTGAAGTAACTTTTCAGCCTGAACAACATGCTTCTTTTACACTGCCTAAAGCAGCTGTGGTAGGACATTTTACCTGTCATCATACGATCAGGGTACAAGGACCGGTGAAGATGACGGTTGTACAGCTGAATGCGTATGGTTGTTATAAACTGGCCGGACTGAACATGTCTGCTTTCAACAATTATTATCGTGATTTGCTGAAGCAGGATAGTGGGCAGTGGCAGTATTTGGTAGAAGCGATACAGCAAACTACTGATTTTATGCAGTTGGATGCTGTGCTGGATAAGGTGTTTATTGATATGATGGCCACACAGGAGCATTCACTGAAGCAGATGGATGAAGTGGCTGATTATATGTTGCGTCATCAGGGGCATGTGAATATAGAAAGGTTGGTGAGGAAGTTTAAGATTTCCCGTCCTACATTGGAGAGGAAGTTTATGGAGGTGATTGGAATTACGCCACAGTTGTATGCCAGGATGTTGCGATTCAGAGATGCGATGAGGCATATGCAGCAGATGAATGTAGAGCAGTGGCAGTCATTTATTACGAAGAGTGAGTCTTATAATCAGGATTTGTTTAATCAGGATTTTCGGTTTTTTAAGGGTTCTGAGAGTACGATAGCGAGGATGCCGGTATCACAGACGATGGCGGTAGCGTAA